The Triticum dicoccoides isolate Atlit2015 ecotype Zavitan unplaced genomic scaffold, WEW_v2.0 scaffold21052, whole genome shotgun sequence genomic interval TCTTCGATCTTTGACTACAAATGCCATTACGCTATGTGCGATGAATGCTTTGTGTATCATGTGTGTACTACGTGTGTTCCCAAATTTTCTTGTGGGATGGACATgttatgtgatgaatgatatgtgtgaCGATGGGTGGATGACAAGTTAAGAGATGACAAATCCAAGATCGGATCATGTATTATGCAGGAGAAatcatatgcatctcctagatccaACAATCTTTGACATTTGTGTATCACAGTTAATTAAAGTATCATTTATGGCGGATCCTAAATACAAGGACCTATAACTATCTAACAACATATGGTTCGCAACACATCTTTGTTGTGGTTTCTAAACAGTATGTGATATGCATGTTTATGGTCGTGCTCTCCGCTAAAAGATAGTCATTATGTGAACTGCTTGACTATCCTTAACAATTATATGAGTAAAGACATTGTGATTCACTTCAGTAATAAGAGAAGTTCGTATATCTTAGGATGAGAACTCAAATGGCTTAGAATTATTTTAAGATATTTTAAATATTCATGTGATTTCTTGGAACATTATGAAACTAGAATTATCTTTGCGGTATGCATAGAAAGAAAAATAATATAAGCACTTAAGTATGGTGTGGAGGCTTGTATATTTAGCTTCAATCAATTTGTTGTAAATTTTGTGTGTTCAATGCATGTAATTATACATAGTAATTTGTTCCTAAATACATatgtcatgtgttttataccacttCATTTTCTTTCTTAAACTATTTCGTGTTATGGATTGGGGCAACACACACAACCTAAAGAGCAATATTTAAACCAAGGAAGGTTTTGATCTAAACAAATATACATGGTGTTATTTATATGTGGGTTGGAGCAGACGATCATAAAGACATCGATTTATAAATATGGTGCACGGAGAAGCGCTATAAAAATGTTTAGACCCATGATAGCTAATAATTTTTCCAAACTTGTAGCAGTGTCATGTCAAGTTCTATCTATGAAGGTAATAGAAGGAATACATGCAAGAAGAAAACTTCAACTTATGACCAGGAAAGTATCATGGGCACATTCTGACATGATTTGTAAAAAAACATATTGTACACCACTTGCATATCATCCTCCATTCTGGTTCGCCAAATGTGGAAACATATTTATGTTTGTTTGGATCAACATTAAGATTGCTATTGTGATTAAATATAAATCTTACATTTAGTTCCCACATAATATTATTTGTGAACAAGGTAAACTATGGAGATAAATTAGAATTCAGGGTACATACCAATAGCTAAATGACATCTGGATGCATTTGGCTCTCTTTGACGATAATTATCTCAGGCGATATACCAAAAGTAATCAAAATATTTATTATTTCCTGAACCCACATATATTGTCTTTCACAATTGACTTTGACTTCCTTAAGGGTCTCCAATAAGGGATGTTCCACTTGATAATGGTCCCCGTTAGATTCGACCACCTCTTTAGGCTCCTAGAGTAGACAAATAAATTCATAAATGTTATCGACCAAGAATCAATTTTCAGAAAAGATATAGTCATAGTGGCCATACCTCTAAAAGTAGGAGATTCAACTCCTCTAGAATAGGTGAGTTGTGAAGAACGCGTGCAAGTCCATGGAGGTTAGCAACCAAAAACCATTCGTTGAGTATCAGTGTCCTCAAGTTTCGAAATGTAGGGCATCGCCGCAAATCCCTATCAAAAATGAACTAGATAAAAGAGAATAAGAATGATGTATTTTTAGGTGTATTAATTATGTGCAAGTGTGGAAAGCCATGTGTTCTAGTATTGAAACACGTAATAGCCAAAGTTGATTATAGTAAATTGGTGAAAGCAATAAAACTATATGCATTTCTTATCTCTAATAAATAATTAGACATACCAATGTTGGCAATATGCAAAGAATCCTaatttttaaaatataataactCTAATATATGGTTTCAAGTTACATGGTGTTCAGGGCTCTATAGATTAATATTCTTGTATGGTGTTCCAAGAAATCCAAAATAACAGCCCACTAGAACATAATAGTAGAAATCGACATGTATGTTGTTTCTAGTGTTAGAGTAATGCATATATACATTTTGATTGCATGTTACTTCAATAGAAAAGGTTACAAAACAATATAAGTAATTCAATTGGTGGATAATCTACCATAGATTGCAAGAGCAAGGCAATATCAACAATGGGGATGCCCAAAAAGTGCAAACATACCATGCTTGGTTCACTTAGCAACTCCAAGTAACTGGCATTTGATAAACCTTCCAGAAGAATGCTATCATATTTGTAACCATCAGTGCAACCAAAACCGCAGTCCACATTATCACATCCCCAAGATTTATTGTTGTTACAATAGTCTAAACAGTCCTCGCCTAGACTAACATATCCAACTTCAAGTGAAGGCATGGCTTCAAATAAAGGAGTATAATGCCAAATATCAGTTAACTTAAGAAAGATGAGGTTGGGGACAGAAATGTGAGTGCGTGCACCCACACTATCAAATTCACATTCCACTGCAATCAGGTGCTTTAATGACTTTGATATAATGTAATTTGCTTCAATCCAACAAAACATCAGATCTATTTCTTCCAATGCAGGGCAGGTTGAGAAATCAACAGTGCTAGCTTGTAAGCGAACCTTATCAAGCTCTAACCTCCTCAAGTGCTTGGATATGAGAGCTTGATCCCTGAACTTTAGGAAATCATCCACTATACAGCTAATGACTTTGAGCTCCTGAACATGGCAAAGATTCACGATATGAAAGATCCATGTGTCTATCATGTCATGCATTTCTACCTTCTCGAGATTAGTCAACTCGATATCACAAACAATGATTGCAGTGTTCCCATGGCCACGCAAAAAATTGTCTATTAAGCTGTTACATTTATCCACTGTATCAGAAATACGTAGGGTAGGCACAAATTTCCATATGTAGCTCCAATTCTTGGAAAGAACACAAGTCCTCACGGCCTCATTCAATGATAAGAAGGATACTATGTGCTCAAGCATATCATCCGGGAGGTCTGAGATTCCAAAATTACAACTCTCTTGCGCTAATTTCTTCCTCTTATTTATATCACCCATTCTNNNNNNNNNNNNNNNNNNNNNNNNNNNNNNNNNNNNNNNNNNNNNNNNNNNNNNNNNNNNNNNNNNNNNNNNNNNNNNNNNNNNNNNNNNNNNNNNNNNNNNNNNNNNNNNNNNNNNNNNNNNNNNNNNNNNNNNNNNNNNNNNNNNNNNNNNNNNNNNNNNNNNNNNNNNNNNNNNNNNNNNNNNNNNNNNNNNNNNNNNNNNNNNNNNNNNNNNNNNNNNNNNNNNNNNNNNNNNNNNNNNNNNNNNNNNNNNNNNNNNNNNNNNNNNNNNNNNNNNNNNNNNNNNNNNNNNNNNNNNNNNNNNNNNNNNNNNNNNNNNNNNNNNNNNNNNNNNNNNNNNNNNNNNNNNNNNNNNNNNNNNNNNNNNNNNNNNNNNNNNNNNNNNNNNNNNNNNNNNNNNNNNNNNNNNNNNNNNNNNNNNNNNNNNNNNNNNNNNNNNNNNNNNNNNNNNNNNNNNNNNNNNNNNNNNNNNNNNNNNNNNNNNNNNNNNNNNNNNNNNNNNNNNNNNNNNNNNNNNNNNNNNNNNNNNNNNNNNNNNNNNNNNNNNNNNNNNNNNNNNNNNNNNNNNNNNNNNNNNNNNNNNNNNNNNNNNNNNNNNNNNNNNNNNNNNNNNNNNNNNNNNNNNNNNNNNNNNNNNNNNNNNNNNNNNNNNNNNNNNNNNNNNNNNNNNNNNNNNNNNNNNNNNNNNNNNNNNNNNNNNNNNNNNNNNNNNNNNNNNNNNNNNNNNNNNNNNNNNNNNNNNNNNNNNNNNNNNNNNNNNNNNNNNNNNNNNNNNNNNNNNNNNNNNNNNNNNNNNNNNNNNNNNNNNNNNNNNNNNNNNNNNNNNNNNNNNNNNNNNNNNNNNNNNNNNNNNNNNNNNNNNNNNNNNNNNNNNNNNNNNNNNNNNNNNNNNNNNNNNNNNNNNNNNNNNNNNNNNNNNNNNNNNNNNNNNNNNNNNNNNNNNNNNNNNNNNNNNNNNNNNNNNNNNNNNNNNNNNNNNNNNNNNNNNNNNNNNNNNNNNNNNNNNNNNNNNNNNNNNNNNNNNNNNNNNNNNNNNNNNNNNNNNNNNNNNNNNNNNNNNNNNNNNNNNNNNNNNNNNNNNNNNNNNNNNNNNNNNNNNNNNNNNNNNNNNNNNNNNNNNNNNNNNNNNNNNNNNNNNNNNNNNNNNNNNNNNNNNNNNNNNNNNNNNNNNNNNNNNNNNNNNNNNNNNNNNNNNNNNNNNNNNNNNNNNNNNNNNNNNNNNNNNNNNNNNNNNNNNNNNNNNNNNNNNNNNNNNNNNNNNNNNNNNNNNNNNNNNNNNNNNNNNNNNNNNNNNNNNNNNNNNNNNNNNNNNNNNNNNNNNNNNNNNNNNNNNNNNNNNNNNNNNNNNNNNNNNNNNNNNNNNNNNNNNNNNNNNNNNNNNNNNNNNNNNNNNNNNNNNNNNNNNNNNNNNNNNNNNNNNNNNNNNNNNNNNNNNNNNNNNNNNNNNNNNNNNNNNNNNNNNNNNNNNNNNNNNNNNNNNNNNNNNNNNNNNNNNNNNNNNNNNNNNNNNNNNNNNNNNNNNNNNNNNNNNNNNNNNNNNNNNNNNNNNNNNNNNNNNNNNNNNNNNNNNNNNNNNNNNNNNNNNNNNNNNNNNNNNNNNNNNNNNNNNNNNNNNNNNNNNNNNNNNNNNNNNNNNNNNNNNNNNNNNNNNNNNNNNNNNNNNNNNNNNNNNNNNNNNNNNNNNNNNNNNNNNNNNNNNNNNNNNNNNNNNNNNNNNNNNNNNNNNNNNNNNNNNNNNNNNNNNNNNNNNNNNNNNNNNNNNNNNNNNNNNNNNNNNNNNNNNNNNNNNNNNNNNNNNNNNNNNNNNNNNNNNNNNNNNNNNNNNNNNNNNNNNNNNNNNNNNNNNNNNNNNNNNNNNNNNNNNNNNNNNNNNNNNNNNNNNNNNNNNNNNNNNNNNNNNNNNNNNNNNNNNNNNNNNNNNNNNNNNNNNNNNNNNNNNNNNNNNNNNNNNNNNNNNNNNNNNNNNNNNNNNNNNNNNNNNNNNNNNNNNNNNNNNNNNNNNNNNNNNNNNNNNNNNNNNNNNNNNNNNNNNNNNNNNNNNNNNNNNNNNNNNNNNNNNNNNNNNNNNNNNNNNNNNNNNNNNNNNNNNNNNNNNNNNNNNNNNNNNNNNNNNNNNNNNNNNNNNNNNNNNNNNNNNNNNNNNNNNNNNNNNNNNNNNNNNNNNNNNNNNNNNNNNNNNNNNNNNNNNNNNNNNNNNNNNNNNNNNNNNNNNNNNNNNNNNNNNNNNNNNNNNNNNNNNNNNNNNNNNNNNNNNNNNNNNNNNNNNNNNNNNNNNNNNNNNNNNNNNNNNNNNNNNNNNNNNNNNNNNNNNNNNNNNNNNNNNNNNNNNNNNNNNNNNNNNNNNNNNNNNNNNNNNNNNNNNNNNNNNNNNNNNNNNNNNNNNNNNNNNNNNNNNNNNNNNNNNNNNNNNNNNNNNNNNNNNNNNNNNNNNNNNNNNNNNNNNNNNNNNNNNNNNNNNNNNNNNNNNNNNNNNNNNNNNNNNNNNNNNNNNNNNNNNNNNNNNNNNNNNNNNNNNNNNNNNNNNNNNNNNNNNNNNNNNNNNNNNNNNNNNNNNNNNNNNNNNNNNNNNNNNNNNNNNNNNNNNNNNNNNNNNNNNNNNNNNNNNNNNNNNNNNNNNNNNNNNNNNNNNNNNNNNNNNNNNNNNNNNNNNNNNNNNNNNNNNNNNNNNNNNNNNNNNNNNNNNNNNNNNNNNNNNNNNNNNNNNNNNNNNNNNNNNNNNNNNNNNNNNNNNNNNNNNNNNNNNNNNNNNNNNNNNNNNNNNNNNNNNNNNNNNNNNNNNNNNNNNNNNNNNNNNNNNNNNNNNNNNNNNNNNNNNNNNNNNNNNNNNNNNNNNNNNNNNNNNNNNNNNNNNNNNNNNNNNNNNNNNNNNNNNNNNNNNNNNNNNNNNNNNNNNNNNNNNNNNNNNNNNNNNNNNNNNNNNNNNNNNNNNNNNNNNNNNNNNNNNNNNNNNNNNNNNNNNNNNNNNNNNNNNNNNNNNNNNNNNNNNNNNNNNNNNNNNNNNNNNNNNNNNNNNNNNNNNNNNNNNNNNNNNNNNNNNNNNNNNNNNNNNNNNNNNNNNNNNNNNNNNNNNNNNNNNNNNNNNNNNNNNNNNNNNNNNNNNNNNNNNNNNNNNNNNNNNNNNNNNNNNNNNNNNNNNNNNNNNNNNNNNNNNNNNNNNNNNNNNNNNNNNNNNNNNNNNNNNNNNNNNNNNNNNNNNNNNNNNNNNNNNNNNNNNNNNNNNNNNNNNNNNNNNNNNNNNNNNNNNNNNNNNNNNNNNNNNNNNNNNNNNNNNNNNNNNNNNNNNNNNNNNNGGACTAGgaagggaggggcgcgcggccccctcctggctccttccctcttcttcctcgtggcccatgtaggcccaataaccccccgggggggttccggtaacctctcggtactccggtaaaatgccgatttcacccggaaccattccgatgtctaaacataggcttccaatatatcaatctttatgtctcaaccatttggagactcctcgtcatgtccgtgatcacatccgggactccgaacaaacttcggtacatcaaaacttgtaaactcataatgaaactgtcatcgtaacgttaagcgtgcggaccctacgggttcgagaactatgtagacatgacctagaaccattctcggtcaataaccaatagcgggacctggctgtccatattgatccctatatattctacgaagatctttatcggtcaaaccgcataacaacatacgttgttccctttgtcatcggtatgttacttgcccgagatttgatcgtcggtatccaatacctagttcaatatcgttaccggtaagtctctttactcgttctgtaatacatcatctcataagtaact includes:
- the LOC119345161 gene encoding putative F-box/LRR-repeat protein At3g28410, whose translation is MLEHIVSFLSLNEAVRTCVLSKNWSYIWKFVPTLRISDTVDKCNSLIDNFLRGHGNTAIIVCDIELTNLEKVEMHDMIDTWIFHIVNLCHVQELKVISCIVDDFLKFRDQALISKHLRRLELDKVRLQASTVDFSTCPALEEIDLMFCWIEANYIISKSLKHLIAVECEFDSVGARTHISVPNLIFLKLTDIWHYTPLFEAMPSLEVGYVSLGEDCLDYCNNNKSWGCDNVDCGFGCTDGYKYDSILLEGLSNASYLELLSEPSMFIFDRDLRRCPTFRNLRTLILNEWFLVANLHGLARVLHNSPILEELNLLLLEEPKEVVESNGDHYQVEHPLLETLKEVKVNCERQYMWVQEIINILITFGISPEIIIVKESQMHPDVI